In Ruminiclostridium papyrosolvens DSM 2782, the following proteins share a genomic window:
- the rlmD gene encoding 23S rRNA (uracil(1939)-C(5))-methyltransferase RlmD has translation MKQPSQKIFSQNKTFNIDITGLTHEGQGVGKIEGFVVFVDGVLPGENVDIKIVKQTKSYAVGRLVNIKNSSADRVKPFCPVYDKCGGCAVQHMSYQAQLDFKKDTVLQNIRRIGGLQNIKVNNTIGMENPFKYRNKVQYPVGSDKGDIRIGFYETRSHNIIDSNLCDIQPDESNNIRDVVRDFCKDEGIAIYDEKTGKGLLRHVMVRKGFKTEEIMVVLVVNGNKLAKSDELVNKLLEYFPDIKSIILNVNTRNTNIILGDKNICIYGQKYITDYIGSFKFEISPLSFFQVNPIQTEVLYEKALEYAGLSGNETVFDLYCGIGTISLFLSQKAKHVVGVEVVADAICDAKRNAEINGVSNVEFLVGEAEKVIPELYAQGVKADVVVVDPPRKGCDQLLLNTLVEMQPQRIVYVSCNPSTLARDLKYLTEHGFEAKEVQPVDMFPWTGHVESIIWMQLVDKNK, from the coding sequence ATGAAACAGCCTTCTCAAAAGATATTTTCACAGAATAAAACATTTAATATTGATATAACCGGGTTAACTCATGAAGGACAGGGTGTAGGAAAGATTGAGGGTTTTGTGGTTTTTGTTGACGGAGTTCTTCCCGGAGAAAATGTTGACATCAAAATAGTTAAACAAACCAAGAGCTATGCAGTGGGGCGGCTTGTTAATATAAAGAATTCTTCAGCTGACAGAGTAAAGCCATTTTGCCCCGTTTATGACAAATGTGGAGGTTGTGCGGTTCAGCACATGTCATATCAGGCACAGCTTGATTTTAAAAAAGATACTGTTCTGCAAAATATCAGAAGAATTGGCGGTTTACAGAATATTAAAGTTAATAACACTATTGGAATGGAAAACCCATTTAAGTATAGGAATAAGGTTCAATACCCGGTTGGCTCTGATAAGGGTGATATCAGAATAGGGTTCTATGAAACAAGGTCTCATAATATTATTGACAGCAATTTGTGCGATATTCAGCCTGATGAGAGTAATAACATCAGGGACGTTGTTAGAGATTTTTGTAAGGATGAGGGTATAGCTATTTATGATGAGAAAACCGGAAAAGGGCTTCTTCGCCACGTAATGGTCAGGAAGGGCTTTAAAACCGAAGAAATTATGGTGGTGCTGGTTGTTAACGGAAATAAACTGGCAAAATCCGACGAGCTGGTTAATAAGCTGCTTGAATATTTTCCTGATATTAAGAGCATTATTTTAAATGTGAATACCAGAAACACCAATATTATTCTTGGTGATAAGAATATTTGTATTTATGGACAGAAGTACATAACTGACTATATTGGAAGCTTCAAGTTTGAGATTTCTCCTTTGTCATTTTTTCAGGTCAATCCGATTCAAACAGAAGTGCTGTATGAAAAGGCTCTTGAATATGCAGGCCTTTCCGGGAATGAAACGGTTTTTGACCTTTACTGCGGCATCGGAACTATTTCGCTTTTTCTTTCGCAAAAGGCAAAGCACGTTGTAGGCGTAGAGGTTGTTGCTGATGCTATTTGTGATGCTAAAAGAAATGCTGAAATCAATGGTGTCTCAAATGTGGAATTCTTGGTGGGAGAGGCAGAGAAGGTTATTCCTGAGCTGTACGCACAGGGAGTAAAAGCGGATGTGGTAGTTGTTGACCCACCAAGAAAAGGCTGTGACCAGTTGCTGCTTAATACTTTGGTTGAAATGCAGCCACAGCGGATTGTTTACGTAAGCTGTAACCCGTCCACGCTGGCAAGGGACCTTAAGTACCTGACGGAGCATGGGTTT
- a CDS encoding ferritin family protein, which translates to MNENEIELTTYDRLLRAWENSMELVRDYEMYSKRIEDEKIKQVFKDFAQDEGMHASKLRNILLDYKRQ; encoded by the coding sequence ATGAACGAAAATGAAATTGAACTTACCACGTATGACAGACTTTTGAGAGCATGGGAAAACTCCATGGAGTTGGTAAGGGATTACGAAATGTACTCAAAAAGGATTGAAGATGAAAAGATTAAGCAGGTGTTCAAGGATTTTGCCCAAGACGAGGGAATGCATGCCAGTAAGCTTCGTAATATCCTGCTGGATTACAAAAGACAGTAA
- a CDS encoding mismatch-specific DNA-glycosylase: MDNFSFEKPLPDILAPGLKVVFIGYNPGLLSAKNRHHYSHKSNRFWRFLFEAGLTPVRFQPEDDRKILELGYGSTNIVDRQTKAANDIGADEVIEGSANLYRLLDTLKPRVACYVGIGVYRAFASCILKMSASRINVTPGLQLDSLQEATLDFVCYSTSGLNTVPFAEQCKCFADLKKLLDSIG, translated from the coding sequence ATGGATAATTTTAGTTTTGAAAAGCCGCTGCCAGACATCCTTGCGCCGGGACTTAAAGTTGTTTTTATAGGTTATAATCCGGGCTTGCTTTCTGCCAAAAACAGGCACCACTATTCGCATAAAAGCAACAGATTCTGGAGATTTTTATTTGAAGCAGGTCTGACACCTGTCAGATTTCAGCCGGAGGATGACAGGAAAATACTTGAATTGGGATATGGCTCCACAAATATTGTTGACAGGCAGACTAAAGCTGCCAATGATATCGGCGCAGATGAAGTTATTGAAGGTTCGGCAAACCTCTACAGGCTTTTGGATACTTTAAAACCCAGAGTTGCCTGCTATGTAGGGATTGGGGTTTACCGTGCATTTGCTTCTTGCATTTTGAAGATGTCTGCGTCCAGAATTAATGTTACTCCCGGGCTTCAATTGGATAGCTTACAAGAAGCTACCTTGGATTTTGTCTGTTACAGTACAAGCGGGCTCAATACAGTTCCTTTTGCCGAACAATGCAAGTGCTTTGCTGATTTGAAAAAACTTTTGGATTCTATTGGGTAA
- a CDS encoding GerW family sporulation protein → MDTNMNQNVTALFSNLEDFTQNEGLIGKPVTHGDKTFIPVVSVTLGYGTGNTASKNHGTSTKEQAGGTTSGMANNMAGGALGLGAKLCTDAVIIVDKDNVSMLQVGPTATSQLMDKMPQIISGIGSMGKQQQQQGQQSQSGQSQQ, encoded by the coding sequence ATGGATACAAACATGAATCAGAATGTAACCGCATTATTTTCAAACCTTGAAGACTTTACTCAGAATGAAGGCTTAATAGGAAAGCCTGTTACACATGGGGATAAAACCTTTATTCCTGTAGTTTCAGTAACTCTTGGCTATGGAACAGGTAATACAGCCAGCAAAAACCATGGTACCAGTACAAAAGAGCAAGCAGGCGGAACTACCTCCGGTATGGCAAACAATATGGCTGGAGGAGCCTTGGGACTGGGAGCTAAACTTTGTACAGATGCAGTAATCATAGTAGATAAGGACAACGTTTCAATGCTTCAAGTTGGCCCTACTGCCACAAGCCAGCTTATGGACAAAATGCCGCAGATAATCTCAGGCATAGGTTCCATGGGAAAACAGCAACAGCAACAGGGGCAGCAGTCCCAAAGCGGTCAAAGTCAGCAATAA
- a CDS encoding phage holin family protein produces the protein MDKVENRQGFGLGHLLLRIVIGAVILAITAFITPGFLISSWFSLLLAAVVLAVLDWAVSKVTGVNATPFGRGISGFILAAVIIYVIKFIVPGYNISLLAAVIAALVYGVVDAIIPGRGM, from the coding sequence ATGGATAAAGTAGAAAACAGACAAGGTTTTGGCCTGGGACATCTTCTATTGCGTATAGTAATCGGGGCTGTCATTTTGGCAATTACAGCATTTATAACACCGGGTTTTTTGATTTCATCATGGTTTTCATTATTGCTTGCAGCAGTAGTATTGGCAGTACTGGACTGGGCAGTAAGCAAGGTAACAGGTGTAAACGCAACTCCTTTCGGCCGTGGAATTTCAGGCTTTATACTGGCAGCCGTTATCATTTATGTTATTAAGTTTATAGTACCGGGATATAATATATCACTCCTAGCTGCTGTTATTGCTGCACTGGTATATGGTGTAGTCGATGCAATTATTCCCGGACGTGGTATGTAG
- a CDS encoding methyl-accepting chemotaxis protein produces the protein MKNIKSTIIGAFCIVIAISLISSAISFFGYRKVISSVNNIEANKSNQDAVQDLNRLSAQRQQVLTDIVNSFSDDSQTFTDIGNKMDSELKNLKGAKISSEDKKTVEKLDSINKEYKSLFNDKISPDIKTFENRGIDAFLKGVQDNFNEMQNIINELKNTTGSPIEDRSARLMDDITELNRIIGLVDSDSGYIDNQFTEIKKLLADILTYLNTSGSNESILQDNNFSAKVEDLEQRISAAAAASQNILGNARATQGFDRVWNMKKIARDLHTYSEIADTAILINRNNAILLYSASGDKNSTAEFKKNKTSIEIKLAELLKNGLAEQKIKKLTALNNSIDGTAQEIFKRAAILENGGVSEGYKSMSELNKAFLDNSDKLRASFNNYFSDDIKSSEKIKHAIFWIFIAITLFSIIVGMLIALLLSNRIVKPIHYLSNILSKVEKGDLTVRAEMAASNDIGKLGKQVNNVIDGQQKMVEQFKDTGSEISTLKQRVKTLVDQNRTTMEKISATKTADREGFVLDTESIISGVKTVTEQAQKAVGDSVRAVETAKLKEKTVEEAEIFISSVNETVRSIATSIENLESSSGRIGEITNTITQIASQTNLLALNAAIEANRAGEQGKGFAVVADEIRKLSNLSNNSAAEIKEQIKEIQASINTAVNKMNSGLLGVEDGAARINEVKKGIGEIIQSISNVSDTVKASADKAHTHYQTAREFVDAVDKIAWGASGNSRDYQDFDTIIQIQVKTLNDLDEISMLLQDASSDLFKISESAKA, from the coding sequence ATGAAAAATATTAAAAGCACAATTATCGGAGCATTTTGCATTGTTATTGCAATCTCGTTAATCTCATCTGCTATTTCTTTCTTTGGATATAGAAAAGTAATTAGTTCCGTTAATAATATAGAAGCTAATAAGTCAAATCAGGATGCAGTACAGGATTTAAACCGGTTGTCTGCTCAAAGACAGCAGGTTTTAACGGATATTGTAAATTCATTCAGTGACGACAGCCAAACTTTTACAGACATAGGAAACAAGATGGACTCAGAGTTAAAGAATTTAAAGGGGGCTAAAATAAGTTCTGAGGACAAAAAGACTGTTGAGAAACTGGATAGTATCAACAAAGAATATAAGAGTTTATTTAATGATAAAATCAGTCCTGATATCAAAACTTTTGAAAACAGAGGCATTGATGCTTTTTTAAAGGGTGTTCAGGATAATTTTAATGAAATGCAAAACATTATAAATGAACTTAAAAACACAACGGGAAGTCCAATTGAGGACAGGTCGGCAAGGCTTATGGATGATATTACGGAGTTGAACAGAATAATCGGTCTGGTTGATTCGGATTCAGGATATATTGATAATCAGTTTACGGAGATAAAAAAGCTTTTGGCTGATATTCTGACGTATTTAAACACATCAGGAAGCAATGAATCAATCCTTCAGGATAATAATTTTAGTGCAAAGGTTGAAGATCTTGAACAGAGAATTTCAGCAGCCGCTGCAGCCAGCCAGAATATTCTTGGCAATGCCAGAGCAACTCAAGGCTTTGACAGGGTCTGGAATATGAAAAAAATTGCCAGAGATTTACATACCTATAGTGAGATTGCGGATACAGCCATACTAATAAACAGAAACAATGCAATTTTGTTGTATTCTGCTTCAGGCGATAAAAATTCAACAGCTGAATTTAAAAAGAATAAAACTAGTATTGAAATAAAATTAGCAGAGCTTTTGAAAAATGGTCTTGCTGAACAAAAAATCAAAAAGCTTACTGCTTTAAATAACTCCATAGACGGTACTGCTCAGGAGATATTTAAAAGAGCTGCAATTCTTGAGAATGGAGGTGTCTCAGAAGGGTATAAGAGTATGTCTGAGCTTAATAAAGCTTTTCTCGATAATTCTGATAAGCTCAGAGCTTCTTTTAACAACTATTTTTCTGATGATATAAAGTCTTCTGAAAAAATTAAGCACGCCATATTCTGGATATTTATTGCTATTACGCTGTTTTCAATAATTGTGGGGATGTTGATTGCATTACTTTTATCCAACAGGATTGTTAAGCCTATTCATTATCTTTCAAATATCCTTTCAAAGGTTGAAAAGGGAGACTTGACCGTTAGGGCTGAAATGGCAGCATCTAATGATATAGGTAAATTGGGTAAGCAGGTCAACAATGTTATTGACGGACAACAGAAGATGGTTGAACAGTTTAAGGATACAGGAAGTGAAATAAGTACTTTGAAGCAGAGAGTTAAGACTCTCGTTGACCAAAACAGAACGACTATGGAGAAAATTTCAGCAACAAAGACTGCTGACAGGGAAGGGTTTGTACTGGATACTGAAAGTATAATCTCAGGTGTAAAAACCGTAACCGAACAGGCGCAAAAGGCAGTAGGGGATAGTGTGAGGGCGGTGGAAACAGCCAAGCTGAAAGAAAAGACGGTTGAAGAGGCCGAAATATTTATATCCTCAGTTAATGAAACTGTTCGCTCTATTGCAACATCTATTGAAAACCTTGAATCCTCCTCCGGAAGAATTGGGGAGATTACCAATACTATTACTCAAATTGCTTCACAGACTAATCTGCTGGCATTGAATGCCGCAATTGAAGCCAATAGGGCGGGTGAACAGGGAAAGGGTTTTGCGGTTGTTGCGGATGAAATAAGAAAGCTTTCTAATCTGAGCAATAATTCGGCAGCTGAAATAAAAGAGCAAATCAAAGAAATACAGGCAAGTATTAACACCGCTGTTAACAAAATGAATTCCGGGTTGCTGGGAGTTGAAGATGGTGCAGCCAGAATAAATGAAGTCAAGAAAGGTATTGGAGAAATAATTCAATCTATCAGCAATGTTTCAGATACTGTTAAAGCATCTGCTGACAAAGCGCATACTCATTATCAGACAGCCAGAGAATTTGTTGATGCCGTAGATAAAATTGCATGGGGAGCTTCTGGAAATTCCAGGGATTATCAGGATTTTGATACTATTATTCAGATACAGGTAAAAACTCTTAATGATTTGGATGAGATATCTATGCTATTACAAGACGCATCTTCAGACCTTTTCAAGATTTCTGAAAGTGCTAAGGCGTAG
- a CDS encoding M23 family metallopeptidase gives MKNFFKPAWCLVIILLLLLLSVIYLLNAKSARLEKTNNVLGEQVQNMSRTLTEQNKVQEANMELIRILQSDQTNCKTRLSEFAKTYTKISGSYVKKSSRGTSVNIANHTIEDIIKLNTLVKNMDMAFNNNNDLRLELEKSNNELEEFVDALPTFIPAKGKITSPFGMRNHPITHTRKVHKGVDIDAQTGDPIMAAASGKVIYAGLSGGYGNHVIVDHGNGFKTVYGHSSKLLVKAGQIVKKGQKIALVGSTGRSTGPHLHFEIRIADTAVDPVKYVEFKPPTQ, from the coding sequence ATGAAAAATTTTTTTAAACCCGCATGGTGTTTGGTAATTATACTGCTTCTTTTATTATTATCGGTAATTTACTTACTTAATGCCAAATCTGCCCGTTTGGAGAAAACCAACAATGTTTTGGGCGAACAAGTCCAAAATATGTCCAGAACCCTGACGGAGCAAAATAAAGTACAAGAAGCAAACATGGAATTGATAAGGATTCTCCAATCAGACCAGACAAACTGTAAAACAAGATTAAGCGAATTTGCAAAAACGTATACCAAAATATCAGGCAGCTATGTAAAAAAGTCCAGCAGAGGTACATCCGTTAATATTGCAAATCACACAATAGAAGATATTATTAAGCTCAACACCCTTGTAAAAAACATGGATATGGCTTTTAACAACAACAATGACCTTAGATTGGAACTTGAAAAATCAAACAATGAGCTGGAGGAATTTGTTGACGCGCTGCCTACATTTATTCCCGCTAAGGGTAAAATCACTTCCCCTTTCGGGATGAGAAACCATCCCATTACGCACACAAGAAAGGTTCATAAGGGCGTAGATATTGATGCACAAACAGGAGACCCCATAATGGCAGCTGCTTCCGGAAAGGTAATATATGCAGGACTCTCCGGCGGCTATGGGAATCACGTTATAGTAGACCACGGTAACGGTTTTAAAACAGTATACGGTCATTCATCAAAACTCCTTGTCAAAGCCGGTCAAATTGTTAAAAAGGGTCAAAAAATAGCACTGGTGGGGAGTACAGGCAGAAGTACCGGCCCTCATCTGCATTTTGAAATAAGAATAGCCGATACCGCAGTAGACCCGGTTAAATATGTTGAATTTAAACCTCCAACACAGTAA
- a CDS encoding transglycosylase domain-containing protein, with protein sequence MKANEKAASGTDKQKKKKKTPSSPASKFTLAVIKTVFVILISLGCVVGGVLGGAVLGYIKTASPITPDQLEMTKVTFIYDKDGKEMTQVKGGENRILAEHSEIPDNMRHAFIAIEDSRFKKHSGVDKKRFVGAALSYILKFGNADYGGSTITQQLVKNITGNTDSTVKRKVQEAWQAIDLEKKMSKDQILDNYMNRINTGLGCWGVQAAAKKFFNKDIKDLSLAECASIAGVTKSPGTYDPTLSEKSKAANKERQKIILDEMLRQKYITQNEHDEAVAEPLKVYKGTSEGAKKSNNVQSYFEDYVLTQVKNDLMKKYNLSSNNATIKLYNGGLKIYTTQDSNLQKIMNEEFTNPKNFTANEKISNPDMQAQAAMLVMDPTTGQIRGMYGAYGEKKANFTLNRATDMKRQPGSSFKPIAVYGPAIDLGIITPATVIDDVPVYLDKEHPTTPYPRNAETGVYEGLLTIRRAIQKSQNVVAAQVWMNLLGAQNSINYLKKVNIDRSKEGYVSMALGGLNEGVNPLIMASAYVPFDNKGVYLEPISYTKVTDDKGNVILDKKTDQKRNIAYKETTAFLMTSMMRDVVTNGTASISGGLGRGSLGTVKNSSGKVIPTAGKTGTTNDTYDKWFVGYSPYYVGATWYGYNYNKTLKGQEVYQALNLWNKVMNRAHAKLEPKDFSQPQGLVKKTICIYSGKLVGPYCSGDPRGNAIKTEYFAKGTEPTDTCNVHVLAKVDTSSKDIYGRPLLANPFCPPSLVKEKVFIKRPVPYLPKSPLKGSLSLTIKDWIYQLSEEEYCTKHGKGATNVIPPNNPATPSQNTGNSSSGNTQNGNNGSPSKPTNSGGTPSDSSNSGGNLDDIIP encoded by the coding sequence ATGAAAGCTAATGAAAAGGCTGCATCAGGGACGGATAAGCAAAAAAAGAAGAAGAAGACCCCTTCGTCTCCAGCTTCTAAATTTACCCTTGCAGTTATAAAAACAGTGTTTGTTATCCTCATATCTTTAGGGTGTGTTGTTGGTGGTGTATTAGGCGGGGCCGTTCTCGGATACATAAAGACTGCATCGCCGATTACGCCGGATCAGCTTGAAATGACGAAAGTAACTTTCATATATGACAAGGATGGCAAGGAGATGACTCAGGTCAAAGGCGGTGAAAACCGAATACTTGCCGAACATTCTGAAATACCCGATAATATGAGACATGCATTTATTGCAATAGAAGATTCCAGATTCAAAAAGCATTCCGGTGTTGACAAAAAGCGTTTTGTAGGTGCTGCACTAAGCTATATTCTTAAATTCGGTAATGCTGACTACGGCGGAAGTACCATTACTCAGCAGTTGGTTAAGAATATAACCGGAAACACTGATTCTACAGTTAAAAGAAAAGTTCAGGAAGCCTGGCAGGCAATTGATTTGGAAAAAAAGATGTCAAAGGATCAGATTCTTGACAATTATATGAACAGAATTAACACCGGGTTGGGCTGCTGGGGTGTACAGGCAGCAGCAAAGAAATTCTTCAATAAAGATATAAAAGATCTTTCTCTTGCTGAATGTGCCAGCATTGCAGGTGTTACAAAATCTCCGGGAACATATGATCCTACATTAAGTGAAAAATCAAAGGCTGCAAACAAAGAACGTCAGAAAATCATCCTTGATGAAATGCTAAGGCAAAAATATATTACTCAGAACGAGCATGATGAAGCAGTAGCCGAGCCATTAAAAGTCTATAAAGGCACAAGTGAAGGTGCCAAAAAGTCTAATAATGTACAGAGCTATTTTGAGGACTATGTACTGACCCAAGTTAAAAATGACTTGATGAAGAAATACAATTTATCCAGCAATAACGCTACCATAAAGTTGTACAACGGCGGTTTGAAGATTTACACAACTCAGGACAGCAACCTTCAGAAAATAATGAACGAGGAGTTTACAAATCCTAAGAACTTCACTGCCAATGAAAAAATTAGCAATCCTGACATGCAGGCACAGGCAGCAATGCTTGTTATGGACCCGACTACAGGACAAATTCGTGGTATGTACGGTGCATATGGCGAGAAAAAAGCTAATTTCACCCTAAACAGGGCTACGGATATGAAGAGACAGCCTGGTTCAAGTTTCAAGCCTATAGCAGTTTACGGACCTGCAATAGACCTTGGTATTATAACACCTGCTACTGTAATAGATGACGTACCTGTATACCTTGATAAAGAACATCCCACTACCCCGTATCCAAGAAATGCGGAAACAGGCGTATATGAGGGACTTCTCACAATCAGGAGAGCTATACAAAAGTCACAGAACGTTGTGGCAGCTCAGGTGTGGATGAATCTGTTGGGAGCTCAAAATTCTATAAACTATCTGAAAAAGGTTAATATAGACAGGTCTAAAGAAGGCTATGTTTCAATGGCCCTCGGTGGCTTGAATGAAGGAGTTAATCCCTTGATTATGGCTTCTGCATATGTTCCCTTTGACAACAAGGGAGTTTATCTGGAACCCATATCCTATACGAAAGTAACAGATGATAAAGGCAATGTGATTTTGGATAAGAAAACAGACCAGAAGAGAAATATAGCTTACAAAGAAACAACTGCATTCCTTATGACAAGCATGATGAGAGACGTTGTAACAAACGGTACTGCTTCTATATCAGGAGGTTTGGGACGTGGAAGCTTGGGAACAGTAAAAAATTCCTCAGGCAAGGTAATACCTACCGCAGGTAAAACAGGTACAACCAACGATACCTACGATAAATGGTTTGTTGGATATTCTCCGTACTATGTGGGTGCTACCTGGTATGGCTACAATTACAATAAGACTCTGAAGGGTCAAGAAGTTTATCAGGCATTGAATCTTTGGAACAAGGTAATGAACAGAGCACATGCAAAACTTGAGCCAAAAGACTTCTCTCAGCCTCAGGGATTGGTAAAGAAAACTATATGCATTTATTCCGGCAAGCTTGTAGGTCCATATTGCAGTGGCGACCCACGTGGTAATGCAATAAAAACAGAGTATTTTGCAAAAGGTACTGAGCCAACTGACACATGTAATGTACACGTACTTGCTAAGGTAGATACAAGTTCAAAGGATATTTACGGACGTCCACTGTTGGCAAATCCCTTCTGTCCGCCAAGCTTGGTAAAGGAAAAGGTATTTATAAAGAGACCTGTTCCATATTTGCCGAAAAGTCCGCTGAAAGGCTCCTTGTCGTTGACTATCAAGGACTGGATATATCAGTTATCGGAAGAAGAATACTGTACAAAACATGGAAAGGGAGCAACTAACGTAATTCCACCGAATAATCCGGCAACTCCTTCTCAGAATACAGGTAATAGCAGTTCCGGTAACACACAAAACGGGAATAACGGCTCACCAAGCAAGCCGACTAACAGCGGAGGTACTCCGTCTGACAGCTCAAATAGCGGCGGTAACCTTGATGATATAATTCCATAA
- the ltrA gene encoding group II intron reverse transcriptase/maturase yields the protein MNVTRSEYKDRQPQNKGYLQKVSAEQKEYAEASAHKRITENNITNTYLSTDDLLKKILGKDNLNAAFKKVKSNKGAGGIDEMEVDELLPYLRENREQLIQTIRDGKYHPNPVRRVEIPKEEKGKVRKLGIPTVVDRVIQQAISQILSPIFETQFSEYSYGFRPKRSAHDAINQCQRNVNEGYKYVVDMDLEKFFDTVSQSKLIEVLSRTIKDGRVISLIHKYLRAGVVVRHKFEETEVGVPQGGPLSPLLSNIMLNELDKELTARGHKFVRYADDSMIFCKSRKSAERTLNNIIPFIEGKLFLKVNRDKTTVARYKEVKFLGFAFYWSKGEYRVRIHPKSISKMKHKIRGLTSRSNGWGNELRANKLKQYIQGWINYFRKADMKGLMNQTDEWMRRRIRMVYWKQWKKIKTRIKMLMHFGIEKQKAYEFANTRKGYWRISCSPILSRTLNNDTLKKLGYIFFSDYYKQVRVN from the coding sequence ATGAATGTTACCAGAAGTGAATATAAGGACAGACAACCACAAAATAAGGGCTATCTGCAAAAGGTATCTGCGGAACAGAAAGAGTATGCAGAAGCGTCCGCTCACAAGAGGATAACTGAAAACAACATCACCAATACATACCTGTCGACAGATGATTTATTGAAAAAGATATTGGGCAAAGACAATTTAAATGCGGCATTCAAGAAAGTAAAATCCAATAAAGGTGCTGGAGGAATTGATGAAATGGAGGTAGATGAACTTCTGCCGTATCTCAGAGAAAACCGAGAGCAGCTAATTCAAACAATCAGGGATGGCAAATACCATCCTAATCCGGTAAGAAGGGTAGAAATACCAAAAGAAGAGAAAGGAAAAGTGAGAAAGTTGGGTATACCCACTGTTGTTGACCGAGTAATCCAACAGGCAATTTCGCAAATACTTTCACCGATATTTGAAACACAGTTTTCAGAGTACAGCTATGGCTTTAGACCGAAAAGGAGTGCGCATGATGCAATAAACCAATGCCAGAGGAATGTGAACGAGGGGTACAAATATGTCGTAGATATGGACTTGGAGAAATTCTTTGACACAGTGAGCCAAAGCAAGCTGATAGAAGTACTATCAAGAACCATAAAAGATGGCAGAGTAATATCACTTATTCATAAATATCTGAGGGCAGGAGTTGTTGTAAGGCATAAATTTGAGGAAACAGAAGTCGGCGTACCTCAAGGAGGACCACTAAGTCCGCTGCTCAGTAACATAATGCTGAATGAACTGGATAAGGAACTGACCGCGAGAGGACATAAATTTGTCCGCTATGCAGATGATAGTATGATATTCTGCAAAAGCAGGAAAAGCGCAGAAAGAACCCTGAATAACATCATACCGTTTATCGAAGGAAAACTTTTTCTGAAAGTAAACAGAGATAAGACAACGGTTGCACGCTACAAAGAGGTGAAATTTTTAGGATTTGCTTTTTATTGGAGCAAAGGGGAATACAGAGTCAGAATACACCCAAAATCAATCAGCAAGATGAAGCACAAAATAAGAGGACTCACAAGTCGCTCAAACGGCTGGGGAAATGAACTCAGGGCGAATAAACTAAAACAGTATATTCAAGGCTGGATAAATTATTTCAGAAAAGCCGATATGAAAGGCTTGATGAATCAGACAGATGAGTGGATGAGAAGAAGGATAAGGATGGTATACTGGAAACAGTGGAAGAAAATCAAGACAAGAATTAAAATGCTCATGCACTTCGGAATTGAAAAGCAGAAAGCATATGAGTTTGCGAATACAAGAAAAGGCTACTGGAGGATTTCCTGTAGCCCTATACTTAGCCGAACTCTTAATAATGATACTCTAAAGAAATTAGGGTACATCTTCTTTTCGGATTACTATAAACAAGTACGTGTAAACTAG